A genome region from Cytophagales bacterium includes the following:
- a CDS encoding ferritin, whose amino-acid sequence MLSKQIQKALNDQIQREANASYFYLAIASWCEYRGLDGSANFFYKQSEEERGHMLKIFHYINEAGGHAYTPLIAKTPREYKNITSIFELALKQEMDNTRSINKVVEICLKAKDYSTFNFLQWYVAEQHEEERAFKTILDKIKIIGVDGKGIYLIDKEIEKLAEKE is encoded by the coding sequence AAGCACTCAATGATCAAATACAAAGAGAAGCTAATGCATCTTATTTTTATCTTGCCATAGCTTCCTGGTGTGAATACAGAGGACTGGATGGTTCTGCTAATTTTTTTTATAAACAATCTGAAGAGGAAAGGGGACATATGCTAAAAATATTCCATTACATTAATGAAGCTGGAGGTCATGCGTATACACCACTGATCGCAAAAACTCCCCGTGAATATAAAAATATTACCAGCATTTTTGAATTAGCCTTAAAGCAAGAGATGGATAACACCAGATCAATCAACAAGGTTGTAGAAATTTGCCTGAAAGCAAAAGATTATTCTACCTTCAACTTTTTGCAATGGTATGTTGCCGAACAGCATGAAGAAGAAAGGGCCTTTAAAACTATTCTTGACAAAATTAAAATTATTGGTGTTGATGGCAAGGGCATCTACCTGATCGATAAAGAAATTGAAAAATTAGCAGAAAAAGAATAA
- a CDS encoding leucine-rich repeat domain-containing protein — MLFKSLIHIAFLSTIPSNLVHPVRYFSLQCPSNFNYFKGLKGIALFLLIFPNKVNGQGKLLNKEELVLTKYYYSINEALTEPDKAYVVDLTGQFLTGLPAGISKLPNLQVLNLGGNQLSGLPAEISKLQNLQKLSLTNNQLKTFPLEICKLQNLEELYLDENRITVFSSKIAHLQKLKILGLSGNQLNVFPDEILTLKKLRTLGLWNNQLSVLPEEIYTLKKLKKLYLGNNKLTALPAQTGKLQNLQILDLQSNQLSQLPAEIGKLLHLQLLDLHNNQLKTLPVEMAGLVNLEELLLSGNPLPKKEKEKIKKLLPDTRIAF, encoded by the coding sequence ATGCTTTTTAAGAGCCTAATCCACATCGCATTTTTATCAACAATCCCATCTAATTTAGTTCACCCCGTTAGATATTTCTCTTTACAATGTCCTTCCAACTTCAATTATTTCAAGGGTTTAAAAGGAATTGCATTGTTTTTATTGATTTTTCCTAACAAAGTAAATGGACAAGGGAAATTACTCAATAAAGAAGAATTAGTACTAACTAAATATTACTATTCTATCAACGAAGCTTTAACAGAACCCGATAAGGCGTATGTAGTTGACTTAACAGGGCAATTTCTTACCGGGTTACCCGCAGGAATTAGTAAACTGCCCAATTTACAAGTTTTGAATTTAGGGGGTAATCAACTCAGCGGCTTGCCTGCTGAAATTAGCAAACTCCAGAATTTACAAAAACTATCGCTAACTAATAATCAGCTCAAAACTTTTCCTCTTGAAATTTGCAAATTACAAAATTTGGAGGAATTATACCTGGATGAAAATCGAATTACTGTTTTCTCGTCTAAAATTGCTCATCTGCAAAAATTAAAAATTTTGGGTTTGTCAGGGAATCAACTCAACGTTTTCCCTGATGAAATTCTCACACTAAAAAAGTTACGAACATTAGGTTTGTGGAATAATCAACTCAGTGTTTTGCCTGAAGAAATCTACACTTTGAAAAAGTTAAAAAAATTGTATCTGGGTAATAACAAACTTACTGCTTTACCTGCCCAAACTGGCAAATTGCAAAATTTGCAAATACTGGATTTGCAATCTAATCAACTCAGCCAATTACCTGCTGAAATAGGCAAGTTGCTGCATTTGCAACTATTGGATCTGCATAATAATCAGCTCAAAACGCTGCCTGTTGAAATGGCCGGACTGGTAAATTTAGAAGAATTGCTACTGAGCGGAAATCCTCTTCCCAAGAAAGAAAAAGAGAAAATTAAAAAGCTGCTACCTGATACCAGAATTGCATTTTAA